Below is a window of Chryseobacterium indicum DNA.
ACTTTTTACCAAAGACGGATTAATCTACCAGATTGCTAAAAATAAGAGCATTGTGGAAGAGAAATCGTATTTCGTGGATGAAGAATCTCCGGAAAACTTTATTTCGGATATGCTGGATAAAGTGCTTCTTCTGCAGAGATTTGATGAGATCCATGTAATTTCCGCGCTTAATCATTTCACGTTGATGCCGGAAGGTTTTTCCGAGCATGAAGCCGGATTCGATCTTATCGCCTTCAACGCTCCTGTGGATAAAGAAAAAGAAGAACTGATGCTTTCGATTAACGAAAAGTTTAAAATTCAGTTTTATTATACATTCCCGAAGCATTTTTACAAAAAGATTAAAGAACTCGCGCTGCCTGTTCAGTTTAATTTTTCCGGTGAAAAGTTTTTAAATTCCATCAATAATAAAAACAGTAAAGAAATTCACATCAACCTATATCATAACCAGTGTGAGTTTTTCGCGATAGACAACAAAAAAATTATTTTATACAACAATCTGGATGTTAACTCTGAGGTAGATTTCCTTTATTTCGTGATGTTTACGTTAAGCAAGATCGGTTTCGGAATCAATGAAACCAATTTCTACGCGTACGGAGAAACTACTGAAAATGAAACCTTTATTTCAGAGCTTCAGAAATTCGTAAAGAATCTGAAAATTGTATTTGATAATATTCCTTCTAAAAATTTTATATTAAATTAGGTTGCAGAAGATCAGATAGCAGGTTTTAGTTTATCTGCAATCTTTTACCTACAATCTAAAACCTATCAATTATGTACAGAATCATATCCGGCAAATGGAAAGCCAAAAAAATCGCCGCTCCGAAGAATTTTGATGTAAGACCGACTACGGATTTTGCCAAAGAAGCACTTTTCAGTATTCTGGAAAACACCTACGATATGCAGTCGGTTTCCGTGCTGGATCTTTTTGCGGGAATCGGTTCT
It encodes the following:
- a CDS encoding DUF3822 family protein, yielding MNILNLLFTKDGLIYQIAKNKSIVEEKSYFVDEESPENFISDMLDKVLLLQRFDEIHVISALNHFTLMPEGFSEHEAGFDLIAFNAPVDKEKEELMLSINEKFKIQFYYTFPKHFYKKIKELALPVQFNFSGEKFLNSINNKNSKEIHINLYHNQCEFFAIDNKKIILYNNLDVNSEVDFLYFVMFTLSKIGFGINETNFYAYGETTENETFISELQKFVKNLKIVFDNIPSKNFILN